One genomic window of Conyzicola nivalis includes the following:
- a CDS encoding carbohydrate ABC transporter permease: protein MTATVDRRRTNRAPYLLLIPAVGILLVGMGYPLIWQVVTSLQEYGLKQQFGQPAPFVLFDNYVELATDAQFWTVVAKSIAFCLVTAVITLAVGVLFALLMNAVGRAPRIILQIALLLAWSMPVVAAMTVWIWLFDRRRGAVNYLLDMIPGVDINRFNWLETPTTFFIVASVIVIWMSVPFVAFSSFAGLTQVSDEVLEAAALDGANGRQRFFGIILPMIKPVIAIVFLLQIIWDLRVFTQITMLQDAGSKSSEFDLLGTYIYKLGTKSQDFGMASAVSILVLAITILLSWFYIRSLLKEDES from the coding sequence ATGACCGCCACCGTCGACCGACGACGCACGAACCGCGCGCCGTACCTTCTTCTCATCCCCGCCGTCGGCATCCTCCTCGTCGGCATGGGCTACCCGCTGATCTGGCAGGTCGTCACCTCGCTGCAGGAGTACGGCCTCAAGCAGCAGTTCGGCCAGCCGGCGCCGTTCGTGCTCTTCGACAACTACGTCGAACTGGCGACCGACGCGCAGTTCTGGACGGTCGTCGCGAAGTCGATCGCCTTCTGCCTCGTGACCGCCGTCATCACCCTCGCGGTCGGCGTGCTCTTTGCGCTCCTTATGAACGCCGTGGGCAGGGCGCCGCGCATCATCCTGCAGATCGCACTGCTGCTCGCCTGGTCGATGCCGGTCGTCGCCGCGATGACCGTGTGGATCTGGCTCTTCGACCGCCGCCGCGGCGCGGTCAACTACCTGCTCGACATGATTCCCGGCGTCGACATCAACCGCTTCAACTGGCTCGAGACGCCGACCACGTTCTTCATCGTGGCGAGCGTCATCGTGATCTGGATGTCGGTGCCGTTCGTGGCGTTCTCGTCGTTCGCCGGACTCACCCAGGTCTCCGACGAGGTGCTCGAGGCCGCCGCGCTCGACGGCGCGAACGGTCGGCAGCGTTTCTTCGGCATCATCCTGCCGATGATCAAGCCGGTCATCGCGATCGTCTTCCTGCTGCAGATCATCTGGGACCTGCGGGTGTTCACCCAGATCACAATGCTGCAGGACGCCGGATCGAAGTCGAGCGAGTTCGACCTGCTCGGCACCTACATCTACAAGCTCGGCACCAAGTCGCAAGACTTCGGCATGGCCTCGGCGGTCTCGATCCTCGTGCTCGCGATCACCATCCTGCTCAGCTGGTTCTACATCCGCAGTCTGCTCAAGGAGGACGAGTCATGA
- a CDS encoding S8 family serine peptidase, whose translation MSNPPRGRQATPSIRQLLSTIATAGLLASALAVGSATGASAAPVAPGGAGQTSFEPGRYIVTLAENAVATYEGGISGFEATAPDTGDQLNARKAPAQSYSDYLETKQKDVASEVGADIDYSYTMALNAFSADLTAEQAAKLAANKNVVAVTPDELKHITATPSTEFLGLEGDDGVWAAVGGADEAGKGVVVGVLDTGIAPENPAFAGEPLGTTAGAEPYLSGDNAISFVKGDGDTFTGTCQTGEQFGVDDCSTKIVGARYFLTGFGEANLGDATTGTGEFVSPRDGDGHGSHTGSTAVGNFGTEADVLGRDFGTISGVAPAAKIAAYKVCWSGPDDGATTDDGCTTTDMLAAINQAVLDGVDVLNFSIGGGAAETTYSATDDAFLGAAAAGIFVAASAGNSGPGASTLDNASPWITTVAASTIPSYYGTVTLGDGQSFVGASITVTDPVTGGLVNSTAVAAAGAAGAQAGLCAPGSLDPALVPAQSVVVCDRGVVDRTAKSAEVARVGGIGMVLTNPTPSSIDPDAHTIPTVHVDARFREPIVAYAATPGATVTLTNGNSTTYEPPTPALAGFSSRGPVLADGSDILKPDITAPGVAILAAGPNQEGGAPTFEFLSGTSMSSPHIAGAAALYLGERPTATPAEIKSAMMTTAYNTVDGEGVAITDPFAQGAGHVDPTRFFEPGLLYLNGPSDWAAYLQGIGYDFGVEPVDASNLNLASIAIGTLTAPETITRTVTSTQAGDFTASIEGLTGITAVVEPSVLSFAAAAEKKSFTVTLSRTDAPLDEFTSGALTWTSGDTTVRSPIAVRPATIVAPADVEGTGVTGSVDVTVTPGGTGDIPLATSGLSRGALLADPTGTAPGHSGSGVKNDEVVYEVAVPEGAELARFDLDAVDDLSDLDLVVYRLNAAGEPVAGWQSATGSADERVDLVAPEAGNYRVIASVFSANPSTAWDLTVTSVVPGGSALTLDPPVISGQQGVPSTYTASWAGLEPTSTYVGVVTYGDTGAATVVQVATGDAEVPDPEAPVNTAPPTISGTPAVGKSLTATPGEWDTEGLTFAYQWQSDGADIAGATGSTYRVRSADQGRAITVVVTATAEGLPPATATSAAVTVPFASTTTLSLNRHVGFSWQKTTATVRVATGSSAPPTGTVTVTVNGKPVDVALAASDNGRISYTLPKLKAGFYTVKASYSGSDTVSGSKSSSTVVWILF comes from the coding sequence GTGAGCAATCCGCCCCGCGGCCGTCAGGCCACCCCGTCCATCCGCCAATTGCTGTCCACCATCGCGACGGCGGGGCTTCTGGCCTCGGCGCTCGCCGTGGGCAGCGCGACCGGGGCGTCCGCGGCCCCCGTCGCGCCGGGCGGAGCGGGCCAGACGTCGTTCGAACCCGGCAGGTACATCGTGACCCTCGCCGAGAACGCGGTCGCGACCTACGAGGGCGGCATCTCCGGATTCGAGGCAACGGCACCCGACACGGGCGACCAGCTCAACGCCCGCAAGGCGCCGGCGCAGAGCTACAGCGACTACCTCGAGACCAAGCAAAAGGATGTCGCCTCCGAAGTGGGCGCCGACATCGACTATTCCTACACGATGGCGCTCAACGCGTTCAGCGCCGACCTGACCGCCGAGCAGGCCGCGAAGCTCGCCGCGAACAAGAACGTGGTCGCGGTCACCCCCGACGAGCTGAAGCACATCACCGCGACCCCGTCGACGGAGTTCCTCGGTCTCGAGGGAGACGACGGCGTGTGGGCCGCCGTCGGCGGCGCGGACGAGGCGGGCAAGGGTGTCGTGGTCGGCGTGCTCGACACCGGCATCGCTCCCGAGAACCCCGCGTTCGCGGGCGAGCCTCTCGGCACGACGGCCGGCGCCGAGCCCTACCTGTCGGGCGACAACGCGATCAGCTTCGTCAAGGGCGACGGCGACACGTTCACCGGTACCTGCCAGACCGGCGAGCAGTTCGGCGTCGACGACTGCAGCACCAAGATCGTGGGCGCGCGCTACTTCCTCACCGGCTTCGGCGAGGCCAATCTCGGCGACGCCACCACCGGCACCGGCGAGTTCGTCTCCCCGCGCGACGGCGACGGCCACGGTTCACACACCGGCTCGACCGCCGTCGGCAACTTCGGCACCGAGGCCGACGTTCTCGGCCGCGATTTCGGCACCATCTCCGGGGTGGCGCCGGCCGCCAAGATCGCCGCCTACAAGGTGTGCTGGTCGGGACCGGACGACGGTGCGACCACCGACGACGGCTGCACGACGACCGACATGCTGGCCGCGATCAACCAGGCGGTGCTCGACGGAGTCGACGTTCTCAACTTCTCGATCGGCGGCGGAGCGGCCGAGACCACCTACTCGGCGACGGATGACGCGTTCCTCGGCGCTGCCGCAGCGGGCATCTTCGTGGCGGCCTCCGCGGGTAACTCCGGCCCGGGTGCCTCGACGCTCGACAACGCCTCCCCGTGGATCACGACCGTGGCCGCGAGCACGATCCCGAGCTACTACGGCACCGTAACCCTCGGTGACGGACAGTCGTTCGTCGGCGCGAGCATCACGGTGACCGACCCGGTCACCGGCGGTCTCGTCAACTCCACCGCCGTGGCCGCTGCCGGGGCCGCGGGCGCCCAAGCAGGACTGTGCGCCCCTGGCAGCCTCGATCCCGCGCTCGTTCCCGCGCAGTCGGTCGTCGTCTGCGACCGCGGCGTGGTCGACCGCACCGCGAAATCGGCCGAAGTCGCCCGCGTGGGTGGAATCGGCATGGTACTGACGAACCCGACGCCGAGCTCGATCGACCCGGACGCCCACACCATCCCGACCGTGCACGTCGACGCGCGCTTCCGCGAGCCGATCGTGGCCTACGCCGCCACACCCGGCGCGACCGTCACGCTGACCAACGGAAACTCGACGACCTACGAGCCGCCGACGCCGGCGCTCGCCGGGTTCTCGTCGCGCGGTCCGGTGTTGGCCGACGGCAGCGACATCCTGAAGCCCGACATCACGGCTCCGGGAGTCGCCATCCTCGCGGCCGGTCCGAACCAGGAGGGCGGCGCACCGACCTTCGAGTTCCTCAGCGGCACGTCGATGTCGAGCCCGCACATCGCGGGCGCAGCGGCGCTGTACCTCGGCGAGCGTCCCACCGCGACCCCGGCCGAGATCAAGTCGGCGATGATGACGACCGCCTACAACACGGTCGACGGCGAGGGAGTCGCGATCACCGACCCGTTCGCGCAGGGTGCCGGGCACGTCGACCCGACCCGGTTCTTCGAGCCGGGCCTGCTCTACCTCAACGGTCCGAGCGACTGGGCGGCATACCTGCAGGGCATCGGCTACGACTTCGGGGTCGAACCCGTCGACGCGAGCAACCTCAACCTGGCGTCGATCGCGATCGGCACGCTCACCGCACCGGAGACGATCACGCGCACCGTGACATCCACCCAGGCCGGCGACTTCACGGCGTCGATCGAGGGCCTGACCGGCATCACCGCCGTCGTCGAACCCTCGGTACTCAGCTTCGCGGCGGCGGCGGAGAAGAAATCGTTCACGGTGACGCTGTCGAGAACGGATGCACCGCTGGACGAGTTCACCTCGGGTGCGCTCACCTGGACCTCGGGTGACACGACGGTGCGCAGTCCCATCGCCGTGCGGCCCGCGACGATCGTGGCTCCCGCGGACGTCGAAGGCACCGGGGTCACCGGTTCGGTCGACGTGACCGTCACGCCGGGTGGCACCGGCGATATCCCGCTCGCCACGAGCGGACTCAGCCGGGGTGCGCTGCTCGCCGACCCGACGGGAACCGCTCCCGGCCACTCGGGCTCGGGCGTCAAGAACGACGAGGTCGTCTACGAGGTCGCGGTGCCCGAGGGCGCCGAACTGGCACGGTTCGACCTCGACGCCGTCGACGACCTCTCCGACCTCGACCTCGTGGTCTACCGGCTGAACGCGGCCGGAGAACCCGTGGCCGGCTGGCAGTCGGCCACCGGTTCGGCGGACGAACGTGTCGACCTCGTCGCCCCCGAGGCGGGGAACTACCGAGTCATCGCCAGCGTCTTCTCGGCGAACCCGTCGACCGCGTGGGACCTCACGGTCACCTCGGTCGTGCCGGGCGGTTCCGCGCTGACGCTCGACCCGCCGGTGATTTCCGGCCAGCAGGGCGTCCCGTCTACCTACACCGCGTCTTGGGCGGGCCTCGAGCCGACGTCCACCTACGTCGGAGTCGTGACCTACGGCGACACGGGCGCGGCCACGGTCGTGCAGGTGGCGACCGGCGACGCCGAGGTGCCCGACCCGGAGGCGCCGGTCAACACGGCACCGCCGACCATCTCGGGCACGCCCGCCGTGGGTAAGTCGCTCACCGCCACCCCCGGCGAGTGGGACACCGAGGGGCTGACCTTCGCCTACCAGTGGCAGTCCGACGGTGCCGACATCGCCGGCGCGACCGGTTCGACGTACCGGGTGCGTTCCGCCGACCAGGGCAGGGCGATCACGGTCGTCGTGACCGCCACCGCCGAGGGGCTGCCCCCGGCGACGGCGACATCGGCAGCCGTCACGGTGCCCTTCGCCTCGACGACGACGCTGTCGCTCAACCGGCACGTCGGATTCTCGTGGCAGAAGACGACCGCGACAGTGCGGGTGGCGACCGGATCATCCGCTCCCCCCACCGGAACCGTGACGGTGACCGTGAACGGCAAGCCCGTCGACGTGGCGCTCGCCGCGTCGGACAACGGCCGCATCAGCTACACGCTGCCGAAGCTCAAGGCGGGCTTCTACACCGTGAAGGCGAGCTACAGCGGCAGCGATACGGTCAGCGGTTCGAAGAGTTCGAGCACCGTCGTCTGGATCCTCTTCTAG
- a CDS encoding carbohydrate ABC transporter permease, translated as MTATLNAPRRRRFTADQVSAASVAWRMVAGLVVLLVFVAPYVLMFVSSLKSKSEILQVPPTFLPTEWHPENYLTMWSTPETPLVQNLVSTIVIAVFATLLVLAVALPAAYYTARFRFPGRLVFLFLVIITQMLQPAVLTSGLFREFQFLGISDTWLAMILINAAFNLSFAVWIMHSFFAGVPKEIDEAAQLDGAGRWAVLFRINLPLVWPGIVTAIVFTFVSCWNEFAASLVILSTAGNQPLSVALTKFVGQYATSWQYVFGVSIVAIVPVVILFMLIEKRLVGGLTAGSVK; from the coding sequence ATGACCGCGACTCTGAATGCCCCGCGCCGCCGCCGGTTCACCGCCGACCAGGTCAGCGCCGCTTCCGTCGCCTGGCGCATGGTCGCCGGTCTGGTCGTGCTGCTCGTCTTCGTCGCCCCCTACGTGCTGATGTTCGTCAGCTCGCTCAAGTCGAAGAGCGAGATCCTGCAGGTGCCGCCCACCTTCCTGCCGACCGAGTGGCACCCCGAGAACTACCTGACGATGTGGTCGACTCCCGAGACCCCGCTCGTGCAGAACCTCGTCTCCACGATCGTCATCGCCGTGTTCGCGACACTGCTCGTGCTCGCGGTGGCGCTCCCGGCCGCGTACTACACGGCGCGGTTCCGATTCCCCGGTCGGCTCGTGTTCCTTTTCCTCGTCATCATCACGCAGATGCTGCAGCCCGCGGTGCTCACGTCGGGACTCTTCCGCGAGTTCCAGTTTCTCGGCATCAGCGACACCTGGCTCGCGATGATCCTGATCAACGCCGCGTTCAACCTCTCGTTCGCGGTCTGGATCATGCACAGCTTCTTCGCCGGCGTGCCGAAGGAGATCGACGAGGCGGCGCAGCTCGACGGCGCGGGCCGCTGGGCGGTGCTGTTCAGGATCAACCTGCCGCTCGTCTGGCCCGGCATCGTCACCGCGATCGTGTTCACCTTCGTCTCCTGCTGGAACGAATTCGCCGCCTCGCTCGTGATCCTCTCCACCGCCGGCAACCAGCCGCTCTCGGTCGCGCTCACCAAGTTCGTCGGCCAGTACGCCACGAGCTGGCAGTACGTCTTCGGGGTCTCGATCGTGGCGATCGTGCCGGTCGTCATCCTGTTTATGCTCATCGAGAAGCGCCTCGTCGGCGGTCTCACGGCCGGGAGCGTGAAGTAA
- a CDS encoding extracellular solute-binding protein: MKKRIAAVAAATAAALILAGCSSNDAPAESGGTDITLWLNGGDTPDELRDFLKTEYADATGGTLTIEEQSWSDALAKLTTALPDAENTPDVVEIGNTWAPTFTNAGAFTDLSNMYDELGGDKLLPSFVEVGSVDGAQFALPYYFGSRYMFYRKDVWEKAGITVPATLAEFNEAAAALKTDGQSGFYIGGEDWRNGVSWVFANGGELAVKDGDEWASSLSDPKTVEGLTQLQTLFADASLAPVTEADSTPWVNINNNETTGAPEAATIIAPGWAHWSIGDLAPDPEDATKTVATWNDAVFGTFVLPGIDGGVAPVFAGGSNIAISAASQNQDASKELMKIIFSEDYQKMLGENGLGPANLDYASSLGDDQFATALIDSAAESKLTPAAPGWAAVEGSGLLEEFFGKVNGGGDVEALAEEYDEKINELING; encoded by the coding sequence ATGAAGAAAAGGATCGCAGCGGTCGCAGCAGCCACCGCTGCAGCTCTCATCCTGGCGGGGTGTTCGTCGAACGACGCACCCGCCGAGTCGGGCGGCACGGACATCACGCTCTGGCTGAACGGCGGTGACACCCCGGACGAGCTGCGCGACTTCCTTAAGACAGAGTACGCAGACGCGACCGGGGGCACTCTTACCATCGAAGAGCAGTCGTGGAGCGATGCTCTCGCAAAGCTGACCACGGCACTGCCCGATGCCGAGAATACCCCGGATGTCGTGGAGATCGGCAACACGTGGGCGCCGACGTTCACCAACGCGGGCGCGTTCACCGACCTCAGCAACATGTACGACGAGCTGGGCGGCGACAAGCTGCTTCCCTCGTTCGTCGAGGTGGGCTCGGTCGACGGTGCCCAGTTCGCGCTGCCCTACTACTTCGGGTCGCGCTACATGTTCTACCGCAAGGACGTGTGGGAGAAGGCCGGGATCACGGTGCCGGCGACGCTCGCGGAATTCAACGAGGCCGCGGCCGCGCTGAAGACCGACGGCCAGAGCGGCTTCTACATCGGCGGCGAAGACTGGCGCAACGGCGTCTCCTGGGTGTTCGCCAACGGCGGCGAGCTCGCGGTGAAGGACGGCGACGAGTGGGCGTCGAGCCTCTCCGACCCGAAGACGGTCGAGGGACTGACGCAGCTGCAGACGCTGTTCGCCGACGCCTCGCTCGCGCCCGTCACCGAGGCCGACAGCACCCCGTGGGTCAACATCAACAACAACGAGACCACGGGAGCGCCCGAGGCCGCGACGATCATCGCGCCCGGCTGGGCGCACTGGTCGATCGGCGACCTGGCACCCGACCCCGAGGACGCCACCAAGACGGTGGCGACCTGGAACGACGCCGTGTTCGGCACCTTCGTGCTGCCCGGTATCGACGGCGGGGTCGCCCCGGTGTTCGCCGGCGGCTCGAATATCGCCATCTCGGCGGCGAGCCAGAACCAGGACGCCTCGAAGGAGCTGATGAAGATCATCTTCTCGGAGGACTACCAGAAGATGCTCGGCGAGAACGGCCTCGGTCCGGCGAACCTCGACTACGCGTCGTCGCTCGGTGACGACCAGTTCGCGACCGCGCTCATCGACTCGGCCGCCGAGTCGAAGCTCACCCCCGCGGCGCCCGGCTGGGCGGCCGTCGAGGGATCGGGCCTGCTCGAGGAGTTCTTCGGCAAAGTCAACGGCGGAGGCGACGTCGAAGCGTTGGCCGAGGAGTACGACGAGAAGATCAACGAGCTGATCAACGGGTAG
- a CDS encoding extracellular solute-binding protein has translation MTKSIRMGVVIATAAVATLALSSCGFSDSSGGGGDSKSIDLLVPSYSDGTQALWEDVIAGFEEENPDISVNLEVQSWDNLNDVVTTKVQGGKAPDIMNGGPFAGFAADDLLYPVSEVTSDETRADFQESFVESASVGDTQYGLPLIASSRTLFVNNDLLEQAGVEAPTTWDELLAAGKAINALGLPSTYGYGLPLGSEEAQAESAIWFLGGGGTFGDAEKIAIDTPENLEAATFMQKMVDENATQPDAGATDRTPLIDVFIQGNIGMIEGLPPTVGQIEEKNPDLDYSMVPIPTKDGQPFTLGVADHLMAFTNDGDKQDSITKFFDYFYTPEVYVNWVTTEGFLPTTVSGGEQLADDPKLKVFLDALPSAQFYPNTNPNWSATDAAFKSLVGQLAQGKDPQAVLTEIQAKSDEG, from the coding sequence ATGACAAAGTCGATCCGGATGGGCGTGGTCATTGCCACCGCGGCCGTCGCCACCTTGGCTCTCAGCTCCTGCGGTTTCAGCGACAGTTCGGGCGGGGGAGGCGACAGCAAGTCGATCGACCTGCTCGTGCCCTCGTACTCCGACGGCACGCAGGCGCTGTGGGAAGACGTCATCGCCGGCTTCGAGGAGGAGAACCCCGACATCAGCGTCAACCTCGAGGTGCAGTCGTGGGACAACCTCAACGACGTGGTCACCACCAAGGTGCAGGGCGGCAAGGCCCCCGACATCATGAACGGCGGACCGTTCGCGGGCTTCGCCGCCGACGACCTGCTGTATCCCGTCTCGGAGGTCACCTCCGACGAGACACGCGCCGACTTCCAGGAGTCCTTCGTCGAGAGTGCCTCCGTGGGCGACACCCAGTACGGGCTTCCGCTCATCGCCTCCTCGCGCACGCTGTTCGTCAACAACGACCTGCTCGAGCAGGCGGGTGTCGAGGCGCCGACGACGTGGGACGAGCTGCTCGCGGCGGGCAAGGCGATCAACGCGCTCGGCCTGCCGTCCACCTACGGCTATGGGTTGCCGCTCGGCTCGGAAGAGGCGCAGGCCGAGTCCGCGATCTGGTTCCTCGGCGGCGGCGGCACGTTCGGCGACGCGGAGAAGATCGCGATCGATACTCCCGAGAACCTCGAGGCCGCCACCTTCATGCAGAAGATGGTCGACGAGAACGCCACGCAGCCCGACGCGGGAGCGACCGACCGCACCCCGCTGATCGACGTGTTCATCCAGGGCAACATCGGCATGATCGAGGGACTGCCGCCCACGGTCGGCCAGATCGAAGAGAAGAACCCCGACCTCGACTACTCGATGGTGCCGATCCCCACCAAGGACGGTCAACCGTTCACGCTCGGCGTAGCCGACCACCTGATGGCGTTCACGAACGACGGCGACAAGCAGGATTCGATCACCAAGTTCTTCGACTACTTCTACACGCCGGAGGTCTACGTGAACTGGGTCACCACCGAGGGCTTCCTGCCCACGACGGTGTCCGGGGGAGAACAGCTCGCCGACGACCCGAAGCTCAAGGTCTTCCTCGACGCCCTGCCGAGCGCCCAGTTCTACCCGAACACCAACCCGAACTGGTCGGCCACGGATGCCGCGTTCAAGAGCCTCGTCGGACAGCTCGCCCAGGGCAAAGACCCGCAGGCGGTTCTGACCGAGATCCAGGCGAAGTCCGACGAAGGCTAG
- a CDS encoding FMN-binding protein — translation MNTQRAKYPFAILTGLTLVGALAGCSTAADGDTTSDSGTDTSTTAPEASDSTPTTGSYTDGEYTESAEYESPNGTEEVTVTVTLADGVITAVEAVGDGDNPNSKRYQTEFADGIGDVVVGKNIDDISVDKVAGSSLTSDGFNAAIEEIKADAAS, via the coding sequence ATGAATACACAACGCGCAAAGTACCCGTTCGCCATCCTCACCGGACTGACGCTCGTCGGAGCCCTGGCCGGTTGCAGCACCGCCGCCGACGGCGACACCACCTCCGATTCGGGCACCGACACCTCGACGACAGCGCCGGAGGCGAGCGACTCGACACCGACCACGGGCAGCTACACCGACGGCGAATACACCGAGAGCGCCGAGTACGAGTCGCCGAACGGCACCGAGGAGGTCACCGTAACGGTCACTCTCGCCGACGGCGTCATCACGGCCGTCGAAGCGGTGGGCGACGGCGACAACCCCAACTCGAAGCGCTACCAGACCGAGTTCGCCGACGGCATCGGCGACGTCGTGGTCGGCAAGAACATCGACGACATCTCGGTCGACAAGGTCGCCGGCTCGTCGCTGACGAGCGACGGTTTCAACGCCGCCATCGAAGAGATCAAGGCCGACGCTGCCAGCTAG
- a CDS encoding ROK family transcriptional regulator: MTTQKSPQAGQRSHGLASSRALRPSGKVLPEHARGHNRSLVLQALYLGGQKSRADIARETGLTRVTISDLVAELLVEGLVLEMGQREDARPGKPATLLELNGRAFQIIGIDLSEAAIFRGAVLDLRGRVISRAEVSLDSSTGADATAKVVALVGSLVDAATLPVLGIGVGSPGVVDLAGVVLSAPNLGWVGEPLHDGLAERYGLPVVVINDANAAALAEHSFGGAESDMMVVKVGHGVGAGLLLGGSPLFGSRFAAGEIGHVVVGTDGGAECACGKHGCLETWLATPRLDAALALAATSEDKIAVLRAAGQRLGIALAPVVGALNLSEVVLSGPTDLLDGPLAEAVIETLRARTMAEFHGDLTLRMTTLGEDIVMRGAAVMVLSGQLGVS; this comes from the coding sequence ATGACCACCCAGAAATCACCGCAGGCGGGCCAGCGGAGCCACGGTCTCGCGAGCAGCCGAGCGTTGCGCCCGAGCGGGAAGGTCCTGCCGGAGCACGCCCGCGGCCACAACCGCTCGCTCGTGCTGCAGGCGCTCTACCTCGGCGGCCAGAAGAGCCGCGCCGACATCGCGCGCGAGACCGGGCTCACCCGCGTCACCATCTCCGACCTCGTCGCCGAACTGCTCGTCGAGGGGCTCGTGCTCGAGATGGGCCAGCGCGAAGACGCCCGCCCTGGCAAGCCGGCGACGCTGCTCGAGCTGAACGGCCGGGCCTTCCAGATCATCGGGATCGACCTGAGCGAGGCGGCCATCTTCCGCGGCGCCGTGCTCGATCTGCGCGGACGGGTGATCTCGCGTGCCGAGGTGTCCCTCGATTCCAGCACGGGGGCGGATGCCACGGCGAAGGTCGTGGCGCTGGTGGGGTCGCTCGTCGACGCGGCCACGCTGCCGGTGCTGGGCATCGGCGTCGGGTCGCCCGGTGTCGTCGACCTCGCCGGGGTAGTGCTCAGCGCGCCCAACCTCGGCTGGGTCGGCGAACCGCTGCACGACGGGCTGGCCGAGCGCTACGGCCTGCCCGTCGTTGTGATCAACGACGCCAATGCCGCCGCGCTCGCCGAGCACAGCTTCGGTGGCGCGGAGAGCGACATGATGGTCGTCAAGGTCGGGCACGGTGTGGGCGCCGGCCTGCTGCTCGGCGGCAGCCCGCTCTTCGGCAGCCGGTTTGCGGCCGGCGAGATCGGTCACGTCGTGGTCGGCACGGACGGCGGTGCGGAGTGCGCCTGCGGCAAACACGGCTGCCTCGAGACCTGGCTGGCGACGCCGAGGCTCGACGCCGCCCTGGCGTTGGCCGCGACATCCGAAGACAAAATCGCCGTGCTGCGCGCCGCGGGGCAACGCCTCGGGATCGCCCTGGCACCCGTAGTCGGAGCCCTGAACCTCAGCGAGGTCGTGCTGAGCGGACCGACCGACCTGCTCGACGGACCGCTCGCCGAGGCGGTCATCGAGACCCTCCGCGCGCGCACGATGGCCGAATTCCACGGCGATCTGACGCTGCGGATGACAACACTCGGGGAGGACATCGTCATGCGCGGCGCCGCCGTCATGGTGCTCTCCGGCCAACTCGGGGTCTCCTAG
- a CDS encoding carbohydrate ABC transporter permease translates to MTNAPLAPGTTTGRPRRAAGRSSKDLVHALPWIAPALVLIFGVVLFPAVVMFYNSTRDISQSGVDRGPAGFENYQALLDFDPIWGVLARTLVWVVAVVVLTVLISLALAQLLNKAFPGRQLVRMAVIVPWAASVVMTTLVVYYGLDPFYGLINEALVQTGILDKPYGFTKNPVSAFTWSIGIAVFVSLPFTTYTILAGLQTIAADVFEAAKIDGAGRRHTYFAIVLPQLRSALAVAILINIINVFNSLPILKVMTGSIPGYDADTVMTLIFKYIQTDHKIDVASALSVVGFVIVLVIVAIYVKVVKPMKEV, encoded by the coding sequence ATGACCAACGCACCACTAGCGCCGGGGACGACCACGGGTCGGCCCCGGCGGGCCGCGGGCCGGTCGTCGAAAGACCTGGTCCACGCCCTGCCGTGGATCGCCCCGGCCCTCGTGCTCATCTTCGGTGTCGTGCTGTTCCCCGCCGTGGTGATGTTCTACAACTCCACGCGGGACATCAGCCAGTCGGGAGTGGACCGCGGTCCCGCCGGCTTCGAGAACTACCAGGCGCTGCTCGACTTCGATCCGATCTGGGGCGTGCTCGCGCGCACCCTCGTCTGGGTCGTAGCCGTCGTCGTGCTCACCGTGCTCATTTCGCTGGCCCTGGCCCAACTGCTCAACAAGGCCTTCCCCGGGCGCCAGCTGGTGCGCATGGCGGTCATCGTCCCGTGGGCGGCGAGCGTCGTGATGACGACGCTCGTCGTCTACTACGGGCTCGACCCGTTCTACGGCCTCATCAACGAGGCGCTCGTGCAGACCGGCATCCTCGACAAGCCCTACGGTTTCACCAAGAACCCCGTGTCGGCGTTCACCTGGTCGATCGGCATCGCGGTGTTCGTGTCGCTGCCGTTCACGACGTATACGATCCTCGCCGGGCTGCAGACGATCGCCGCCGACGTCTTCGAGGCGGCGAAGATCGACGGTGCGGGGCGCAGGCACACCTACTTCGCGATCGTGCTGCCGCAGCTGCGCAGTGCGCTCGCCGTCGCCATCCTCATCAACATCATCAACGTCTTCAACTCGCTGCCGATCCTCAAGGTGATGACCGGCTCGATACCCGGCTACGACGCCGACACCGTGATGACGCTCATCTTCAAATACATCCAGACCGACCACAAGATCGACGTCGCCAGCGCGCTCAGCGTCGTCGGATTCGTGATCGTGCTCGTGATCGTGGCGATCTACGTCAAGGTCGTCAAGCCGATGAAGGAGGTGTGA